One region of Bactrocera neohumeralis isolate Rockhampton chromosome 5, APGP_CSIRO_Bneo_wtdbg2-racon-allhic-juicebox.fasta_v2, whole genome shotgun sequence genomic DNA includes:
- the LOC126760241 gene encoding uncharacterized protein LOC126760241, with amino-acid sequence MDGSTSTPNHFVPLDREIVKMCAQNMKYYLITLLVLLALFHSAESQSNARYNRRRPALGNAKETIEAATEKSEAAADQLALAASHVDKNPQRRSGAYARDGDEYPYGNLEMNLIRPESEPVHTQITAKYTSTLSASRPYESGSLEDAETAEEYVANAMKMQRYGTRLREPIRILSTEDALQAGPKTPSAQTNDESADERNAPSPSNIKFEYYHTAAQQQQLQQQQLQQQTPQHLDNNHQSLLEAQMHAQLQAQIQQAQQAQQQAESQQQQLEAQTERGQVIVVGSANDGVPQQVASAYNRDPVTRSYEVYDDSSAYEASVEAGAGGGSGVADGDGVDRHYRTKYLFQPAYQGASVAPAEPEPEQLRGSASTEIPKAEIMKQIEKSVMKYMKELEAEGKIVTSPQEPKTYYKMVTVPVDEKHITSTTTRPKHSGATPAHNAVYTSGSESGNPSSASTTGSSHRTSTHGSISGYSSSRHHAPKHQLKSTQRYQSEAETAYRAQAGAHQAHEVGEALAPNVEFVYKIKTRAPLQTATVKTISKPYTLPLKGTYDHFDHSAALKHIEDFDLSHVVTTQEPDERPTSLSASVTNKPNKLYFNSEIYHDINSLPFKPEKSRTLSTAGAGAAAAEYRKLKASSGELSVDYKGYSGYFAEPSAQTDTSDEKDTSAGSSAQVSEDGYPVMNPYQYVLKKEPLPHKYEETSASWVEAHAKPAYGALSASQKGLEYDSYSPKYNNNPEGYGYQHTYKAEREREREREREREPQHSGHKYAVSRLPSGSNSKRGKRGGGLPYPNVNKKALRNAAVKDIEASLALRPPPKN; translated from the exons ctCTTAGCTCTGTTTCACTCAGCCGAATCACAAAGCAATGCGCGTTACAATCGTCGCAGGCCGGCATTAGGAAATGCCAAAGAAACCATCGAAGCTGCTACAGAAAAGTCTGAGGCAGCTGCTGATCAACTAGCTCTTGCCGCTAGCCATGTAGATAAGAATCCACAAAGACGTAGTGGCGCTTATGCTAGAGACGGGGATG AATATCCTTATGGCAATTTGGAAATGAATCTCATACGTCCGGAGAGCGAACCGGTGCACACACAGATCACAGCCAAGTACACAAGCACGTTAAGTGCATCACGTCCTTACGAGTCAGGTTCATTGGAAGATGCCGAAACTGCTGAGGAATATGTAGCTAATGCCATGAAGATGCAACGTTATGGCACACGATTGCGCGAACCCATACGCATACTGTCCACTGAAGACGCACTGCAAGCTGGACCGAAGACACCGTCAGCACAAACTAACGACGAGTCGGCGGACGAGCGAAATGCTCCATCGCCGAGCAATATCAAATTTGAGTACTACCATAccgcagcacaacaacaacaattacaacaacaacagttgcaacaacaaacgcCACAGCATTTGGATAATAACCACCAGTCACTTTTGGAAGCGCAAATGCATGCACAATTGCAGGCGCAAATCCAACAAGCCCAACAGGCGCAACAGCAAGCGgaaagtcaacaacaacaactggagGCGCAAACGGAACGTGGTCAAGTAATTGTTGTGGGAAGTGCCAATGACGGCGTGCCGCAGCAGGTAGCGTCTGCTTACAATCGAGACCCGGTAACGCGCTCTTACGAGGTTTATGATGACAGCAGTGCCTACGAAGCCAGTGTGGAGGCCGGCGCAGGCGGTGGTAGTGGTGTCGCTGACGGTGACGGCGTCGATCGTCACTACCGCACAAAATATCTCTTTCAACCTGCCTATCAAGGCGCCAGTGTTGCACCAGCAGAGCCCGAGCCAGAGCAGCTGCGCGGCTCCGCATCAACGGAAATACCCAAAGCGGAGATAATGAAGCAGATCGAAAAATCGGTAATGAAATACATGAAAGAGCTGGAAGCCGAAGGCAAGATCGTCACTTCGCCGCAAGAGCCGAAAACATATTATAAAATGGTAACTGTGCCAGTTGATGAGAAGCATATTACATCGACAACAACACGTCCGAAACATTCCGGTGCTACACCCGCGCACAATGCTGTGTATACGAGTGGCAGTGAAAGTGGCAATCCGTCATCAGCGTCAACAACTGGATCATCGCACCGTACATCCACGCATGGCAGCATTTCCGGTTACTCCAGTTCACGCCACCACGCGCCCAAACATCAGCTCAAGTCTACGCAACGCTATCAATCCGAAGCCGAGACTGCGTATCGCGCACAAGCCGGCGCACATCAGGCGCATGAGGTCGGCGAGGCGCTGGCGCCAAATGTTGAATTCGTTTACAAGATCAAGACACGCGCACCACTGCAAACGGCCACCGTGAAAACAATTTCGAAACCATATACGTTGCCACTTAAAGGTACCTACGACCATTTCGATCATAGCGCCGCGCTGAAGCATATCGAGGACTTTGATCTTTCGCATGTAGTCACGACGCAAGAGCCCGATGAGCGTCCAACTTCGTTGAGCGCGAGTGTCACAAACAAGCCAAATAAGCTTTACTTTAACTCGGAAATCTATCACGATATTAACTCTCTGCCATTCAAGCCGGAAAAATCACGCACGCTATCCACGGCTGGCGCTGGCGCCGCAGCTGCCGAGTATCGCAAACTAAAAGCTAGTAGTGGTGAATTAAGCGTCGATTATAAAGGTTACTCCGGCTACTTTGCCGAACCTAGTGCACAAACGGACACGTCCGATGAAAAAGACACAAGCGCTGGGTCTAGCGCGCAGGTATCAGAAGATGGCTACCCCGTCATGAATCCCTACCAGTACGTGCTGAAGAAGGAACCACTGCCGCACAAATATGAAGAGACCAGCGCCAGTTGGGTTGAGGCGCACGCTAAACCTGCCTACGGGGCATTGAGCGCCTCACAGAAGGGACTAGAATACGACAGCTACAGTCCGAAATACAACAATAATCCCGAAGGCTACGGCTATCAGCACACATACAAAGCGGAACGTGAACGTGAACGCGAACGGGAACGTGAACGTGAGCCACAGCATAGCGGACACAAGTATGCCGTTAGTCGCTTGCCTAGCGGTAGCAACAGTAAGCGTGGCAAGCGCGGCGGTGGCTTACCATATCCCAATGTAAACAAGAAGGCGCTGCGCAACGCGGCCGTAAAAGATATTGAGGCGAGCTTGGCGCTACGTCCGCCGCCAAAAAATTAA